The Musa acuminata AAA Group cultivar baxijiao chromosome BXJ1-3, Cavendish_Baxijiao_AAA, whole genome shotgun sequence genome window below encodes:
- the LOC135619720 gene encoding protein TIFY 10a-like, producing the protein MAEKMGKRWEKGSQFSVTCNLLSQYLKEKGGFGSIGLDIASRPLDVHRPKDKHRNPTTLSLMPGVDVPPEDDDATDHQTAPKSMEDSLKTPPVIKEVEKSQLTIFYGGKVLVFDDFPGDKVRDLMQMAGNEIAAAKNLSFPAPPPTSILASASSWQEPPPGLPTPAQANASDMPIARKNSLHRFLEKRKDRISTKAPYQAHGAPAASPTDAELRLGREDLRQEHSSGSFR; encoded by the exons atggcagagAAGATGGGGAAGAGATGGGAGAAGGGCTCGCAGTTCTCAGTCACATGCAACCTCTTGAGCCAGTACCTGAAGGAGAAGGGCGGCTTCGGTAGCATTGGCCTTGACATCGCCTCGAGGCCTCTTGACGTCCACCGACCCAAAG ACAAGCACCGGAATCCCACCACCTTGAGCTTGATGCCTGGTGTTGATGTGCCCCCTGAAGACGATGATGCCACTGACCACCAAACTGCTCCCAAATCCATGGAGGACTCTCTCAAGACTCCCCCAGTGATCAA GGAGGTGGAGAAGTCGCAGCTGACGATCTTCTACGGCGGAAAGGTGCTGGTTTTCGACGATTTCCCGGGCGACAAGGTCAGAGATTTGATGCAGATGGCGGGCAACGAGATCGCTGCAGCTAAAAACCTCAGCTTCCCGGCGCCTCCCCCGACTTCCATCTTGGCCTCCGCATCCAGCTGGCAGGAGCCGCCGCCTGGCCTGCCGACCCCCGCCCAGGCTAATGCTTCCG ATATGCCCATAGCCAGAAAAAACTCCCTTCATCGGTTCCTGGAGAAGAGGAAGGATCG GATCAGCACCAAGGCCCCATATCAAGCCCATGGAGCGCCGGCGGCGTCGCCAACCGATGCCGAGCTCCGCCTGGGACGAGAAGATCTGAGGCAAGAACACAGCTCCGGGAGTTTCAGATAG